One part of the Gemmatimonadaceae bacterium genome encodes these proteins:
- a CDS encoding heterodisulfide reductase-related iron-sulfur binding cluster gives MSGATGSPPACALPGTPLAGARAGIDACVHCGFCLQSCPTYLALEDENDSPRGRVVLMRGLLEGTLMPQDPDVRSHIDRCLGCRACETACPSGVPYGDLLEATRATLVEQRPLPLAARAMLAVFARRAPLRAAMGMARALRATRLASLLSRLPGRAGFAFAMLDATRRPVAAPAYPVPASDARGTVALLDGCVMEGLFAGTNRATARVLAVNGFGVVPAPGQQCCGALHAHAGDLAGARALARANITAFERAGTDLVAVNSAGCGAMCKSYGHLLADDPEWAARAAAMAARVRDVSELLAEAGPTTARGAARRVTYDAPCHLLHAQRVSDPPRRVLAAVGGLDVVPLADADQCCGGAGMYGLLEPAISAAVLAPKLRNISDTGAAYVATGNPGCLMQIGAGMKRAGMSARAIHPVDLLDAAYAADVAVGGARVLLTSHARRPAS, from the coding sequence ATGAGCGGCGCCACCGGGTCGCCCCCCGCCTGCGCGCTTCCCGGCACACCACTGGCCGGCGCGCGCGCGGGGATCGACGCGTGCGTGCACTGCGGCTTCTGCCTGCAGAGCTGTCCCACGTATCTGGCGCTGGAGGACGAGAACGACAGCCCGCGCGGGCGCGTGGTGCTCATGCGCGGCCTGCTCGAGGGTACGCTGATGCCGCAGGACCCGGACGTGCGGTCGCATATCGACCGCTGCCTGGGCTGCCGCGCCTGCGAGACGGCGTGTCCGTCGGGCGTCCCCTATGGCGACCTGCTCGAGGCCACGCGCGCCACGCTCGTCGAGCAACGGCCGCTGCCACTCGCGGCGCGGGCGATGCTGGCGGTGTTCGCGCGCCGCGCGCCGTTGCGCGCGGCGATGGGCATGGCGCGCGCGCTGCGGGCCACGCGCCTGGCGAGCCTCCTGTCGCGGCTTCCGGGGCGCGCGGGGTTCGCGTTCGCGATGCTCGACGCCACCCGCCGTCCGGTGGCCGCCCCGGCGTATCCCGTTCCGGCCAGCGACGCCCGCGGCACGGTGGCGTTGCTCGACGGATGCGTGATGGAGGGGCTGTTTGCCGGGACCAATCGCGCCACGGCGCGCGTGCTCGCGGTGAACGGTTTCGGCGTGGTGCCGGCGCCGGGCCAGCAGTGTTGCGGCGCGCTGCACGCCCACGCCGGCGATCTGGCCGGCGCGCGCGCGCTGGCCCGCGCCAACATCACCGCCTTCGAGCGCGCGGGGACCGACCTCGTGGCCGTCAACTCGGCCGGATGCGGCGCGATGTGCAAGTCGTACGGCCATCTGCTGGCCGACGATCCGGAATGGGCGGCTCGGGCGGCGGCGATGGCCGCGCGCGTGCGCGACGTGAGCGAGCTGCTGGCCGAGGCGGGGCCCACGACGGCCCGGGGCGCGGCGCGGCGCGTGACCTACGACGCGCCCTGTCATCTGCTGCACGCGCAGCGGGTGAGCGATCCGCCGCGCCGCGTGTTGGCTGCGGTGGGCGGATTGGACGTGGTGCCGCTGGCCGACGCCGACCAGTGCTGCGGCGGCGCCGGCATGTACGGTCTCCTCGAGCCGGCGATCTCGGCGGCCGTGCTCGCCCCCAAGCTGCGCAACATCTCGGATACGGGGGCGGCCTACGTGGCCACCGGAAATCCCGGATGCCTGATGCAGATCGGCGCCGGGATGAAGCGCGCCGGGATGTCGGCGCGGGCCATTCACCCCGTGGACCTGCTCGACGCGGCGTACGCGGCCGACGTGGCGGTCGGCGGCGCGCGGGTGTTACTTACGAGTCATGCTCGACGCCCTGCTTCTTGA
- a CDS encoding glycine cleavage T C-terminal barrel domain-containing protein, with translation MSELVAGTITPAAPSYATIAGANVVMAYTNAAAEYGALRQRAVVVDRSHRVRLRVSGAKAAEMIAGLVTNDTQALQPGQGQYAAALSPKGKIIADVRIFVDEGSVLTDTGPRAGEGWREMIRKYVNPRLAPHADETAGLRTIGVYGPTARHVVEAMTGVNSSALALLPPYAHVRAMVDGVPVLVARTPELAADGYELFAPTPAFAALWQRATKAGATACGLAAWEIARVEAGRPEWGLDMDDTTLVQEANLDELHAISYTKGCYVGQEIVARVHFKGHVNRHLRGLRAPGAGGAPSGAVLVDDAGKEVGDVRTSVTSPRLGAIALGMVRREIEPGTTLTARWDGGEGRVDVCALPFAGE, from the coding sequence GTGAGCGAACTCGTGGCCGGAACGATCACGCCCGCCGCGCCGTCATACGCCACGATCGCCGGCGCGAACGTGGTGATGGCCTACACGAACGCGGCCGCCGAATACGGCGCGCTGCGGCAGCGCGCCGTGGTCGTGGACCGCAGCCATCGCGTGCGGCTGCGCGTGAGCGGCGCCAAGGCCGCCGAGATGATCGCCGGTCTCGTGACCAACGACACGCAGGCGCTGCAGCCCGGACAGGGGCAGTACGCGGCAGCGCTGTCGCCCAAGGGAAAGATCATCGCCGACGTGCGGATCTTCGTGGACGAGGGGAGCGTGCTCACCGACACGGGGCCGCGGGCGGGCGAGGGATGGCGCGAGATGATCCGGAAGTACGTGAATCCGCGGCTCGCGCCGCATGCCGACGAGACCGCCGGCCTGCGCACGATCGGCGTGTACGGGCCCACGGCGCGCCACGTGGTGGAGGCGATGACGGGCGTGAACAGCAGCGCGCTCGCCCTGCTCCCGCCGTACGCGCACGTTCGCGCGATGGTGGACGGCGTGCCGGTGCTGGTGGCGCGCACCCCGGAGCTCGCCGCGGACGGGTACGAACTGTTCGCGCCCACGCCGGCGTTCGCGGCGCTCTGGCAACGCGCCACCAAGGCCGGCGCGACGGCGTGCGGCCTGGCGGCGTGGGAGATCGCGCGCGTCGAGGCCGGGCGCCCCGAGTGGGGGCTCGACATGGACGACACGACGCTGGTCCAGGAAGCGAACCTCGACGAGCTGCACGCGATCAGCTACACCAAGGGTTGCTACGTGGGACAGGAGATCGTGGCCCGGGTGCACTTCAAGGGCCACGTGAACCGGCATCTGCGCGGGCTGCGCGCGCCCGGCGCGGGGGGGGCGCCGAGCGGCGCCGTGCTAGTGGACGACGCGGGCAAGGAGGTGGGCGACGTGCGAACGTCGGTCACGTCGCCGCGCCTGGGCGCGATCGCGCTGGGCATGGTGCGGCGCGAGATCGAACCGGGCACGACGCTCACCGCCCGGTGGGACGGCGGCGAAGGGCGCGTGGACGTGTGCGCCCTCCCTTTCGCCGGCGAATAA
- a CDS encoding molybdopterin oxidoreductase family protein, which translates to MPPSSHPRPTTEIVQSGVVRAACPHDCPDTCAMLVTVENGRATRVVGDPAHPFTNGFLCAKVNRYIERTYHRDRLLQPLRRVGPKGRGQFEPVSWDDALRDIAARLTAVAQSSDGPQAILPYSYAGTMGLVQGASMDRRFFHHLGASKLDRTICSMAGTMGMRMTVGANVGADAEGLPDSDLVLLWGTNTLTSNPHLWPFVLRARERGARVIAIDPICTRTAAQCDEWIGIRPGADAALALGMMHVMFASGLEDRDYLARHALGEAALRERAGEYPPDRVAAITGIDADVVARLGEEFGRARAAFIRVNYGLQRHAGGGMAVRTIACLPAVAGHWRRPGGGVQLSTSANFRFNTQALERPDLSPPVRTINMIRLGEALAQPDAGVGGPPVKALVVYNSNPAAVAPDRNAVLRGLARDDLFTVVLEHFQTDTADWADYVLPATTQLEHWDVHLAYGHHYVTLNRPSIAPLGACKPNTEIFRLLAARMGLAHEAFGDDDLTLIRQALDTRSEALRGVTFQALLERGWMRLDVPTPYLPFADGGFPTPSGKCELYSARMLEMGLDPLPAYTPPYEGPELAPELAARFPLVLISSPAHQFLNSTFVNVDALRRAAREPECVLHPRDAERRGIAPGMRVAIHNDRGAFTALARVEDTIREGVVWAPSIWWGKLASDGANANQTTSQRETDMGHGPVFYDNRVEISLAD; encoded by the coding sequence ATGCCGCCGTCTTCCCACCCGCGCCCCACCACCGAAATCGTGCAATCCGGTGTGGTGCGGGCCGCCTGTCCACACGACTGCCCTGATACGTGCGCGATGCTGGTCACGGTCGAGAACGGACGCGCGACGCGCGTCGTGGGCGACCCCGCGCATCCGTTCACGAACGGCTTCCTCTGCGCCAAGGTGAATCGCTACATCGAGCGCACGTATCACCGCGATCGCCTGCTGCAGCCGCTGCGGCGGGTGGGCCCCAAGGGGCGGGGACAGTTCGAACCGGTGTCGTGGGACGACGCGTTGCGCGACATCGCGGCGCGCCTGACCGCCGTGGCGCAGTCGAGCGACGGGCCGCAGGCGATCCTGCCCTACTCATACGCGGGGACGATGGGCCTGGTGCAGGGCGCGTCGATGGACCGCCGCTTCTTCCACCATCTCGGCGCGTCGAAGCTCGACCGCACGATCTGCTCCATGGCCGGCACGATGGGCATGCGGATGACGGTGGGCGCCAACGTCGGGGCCGACGCCGAGGGCCTCCCGGACAGCGATCTCGTGCTGCTGTGGGGCACCAACACGCTGACGTCGAATCCGCATCTCTGGCCGTTCGTGCTGCGGGCGCGGGAACGGGGGGCGCGCGTGATCGCGATCGACCCCATCTGCACGCGCACGGCGGCGCAGTGCGACGAATGGATCGGCATCCGCCCCGGCGCCGACGCGGCGCTGGCGTTGGGGATGATGCACGTGATGTTCGCGAGCGGGCTCGAGGATCGCGACTACCTGGCGCGCCACGCGCTGGGCGAGGCGGCGCTGCGCGAGCGCGCCGGGGAGTATCCGCCGGACCGCGTGGCGGCGATCACGGGAATCGACGCCGACGTGGTGGCGCGATTGGGCGAGGAGTTCGGCCGGGCCCGGGCCGCGTTCATTCGCGTGAACTACGGGTTGCAGCGGCACGCCGGCGGCGGGATGGCGGTGCGCACCATCGCCTGTCTGCCCGCCGTGGCCGGGCACTGGCGCCGGCCCGGCGGAGGCGTGCAGCTCTCGACGAGCGCCAACTTCCGGTTCAACACGCAGGCGTTGGAGCGTCCCGATCTCTCGCCGCCGGTGCGCACCATCAACATGATCCGCCTGGGCGAGGCGCTCGCGCAGCCCGACGCGGGGGTGGGCGGGCCGCCGGTGAAGGCGCTGGTGGTGTACAACTCCAATCCGGCGGCGGTGGCGCCCGACCGCAACGCCGTGCTCCGGGGGCTGGCGCGCGACGATCTGTTCACGGTGGTGCTGGAGCACTTCCAGACCGACACCGCCGACTGGGCCGACTACGTGCTCCCCGCCACGACGCAACTGGAGCACTGGGACGTGCATCTGGCGTACGGCCACCATTACGTGACGCTCAACCGGCCGTCGATCGCGCCGCTCGGGGCGTGCAAGCCGAACACCGAGATCTTCCGTCTGCTCGCGGCGCGCATGGGCCTGGCGCACGAGGCGTTCGGCGACGACGATCTGACGCTCATCCGGCAGGCCCTGGACACGCGGAGCGAGGCGCTGCGCGGCGTGACGTTCCAGGCGTTGCTGGAACGCGGCTGGATGCGGCTCGACGTGCCGACGCCGTACCTCCCGTTCGCCGACGGCGGGTTCCCCACGCCGAGCGGCAAGTGCGAGCTGTACTCGGCGCGGATGCTGGAGATGGGACTCGATCCGCTGCCGGCGTACACGCCGCCGTACGAAGGGCCGGAGCTCGCCCCCGAACTGGCGGCGCGATTTCCGCTCGTCCTCATCTCGTCGCCGGCGCACCAATTTCTCAATTCCACGTTCGTGAACGTGGACGCCCTGCGCCGCGCGGCGCGGGAGCCCGAGTGCGTGCTCCACCCGCGGGACGCCGAGCGCCGCGGCATCGCGCCCGGCATGCGCGTGGCCATCCACAACGACCGCGGCGCGTTCACGGCGCTGGCCCGCGTGGAGGACACGATCCGCGAGGGCGTGGTGTGGGCGCCGTCGATCTGGTGGGGCAAGCTGGCGTCCGACGGCGCCAACGCCAATCAGACCACGTCGCAGCGCGAGACGGACATGGGCCATGGACCCGTGTTCTACGACAATCGCGTAGAGATTTCGCTCGCCGACTGA
- a CDS encoding FAD-binding protein, with product MTAATRDIAARVREAAAAGTRLRVTGRGTWSAANRPVMADALLSVAECAGIVDYVPGDLTLTARAGTPLADIARATRAHGQWLALDPYGGDAGSIGATVATASAGPHATAFGTPRDLLLGVEFVTGAGDIVRGGGRVVKNVAGFDLVRLTAGAWGTLGVITEVTVRLRALPETHETLALGAADDPAALDALATGLRALTTVPFACELVSGALAARLGLPGAPALMVRIAGNADSLRAQRDGLARLGAGAFRPADDAVWSALRGAESPDCAVWRMSQRPSRFAATWGAARQAVAPLDGAWMHGSPLRGVVRCVAPATLTDPEAVRRVRQALAAPFDGMRIGEVLPGPAWSALRPAAADHLSRGIRAAFDPRRILNPGIMGDVA from the coding sequence GTGACCGCGGCCACGCGCGACATTGCCGCGCGCGTGCGCGAAGCCGCCGCCGCGGGCACGCGGCTGCGCGTGACCGGGCGCGGCACCTGGTCCGCCGCCAATCGGCCGGTGATGGCCGACGCCCTGCTCTCGGTTGCCGAGTGCGCCGGGATCGTGGACTACGTGCCGGGCGACCTCACGCTCACGGCCCGCGCGGGCACGCCGCTCGCCGACATCGCGCGGGCCACGCGCGCCCACGGCCAGTGGCTGGCGCTCGATCCCTATGGCGGCGACGCGGGAAGCATCGGCGCCACCGTGGCCACGGCGTCGGCGGGGCCGCACGCCACGGCGTTCGGCACGCCGCGCGATCTGCTGCTCGGCGTCGAGTTCGTCACCGGCGCGGGCGACATCGTGCGCGGCGGCGGGCGCGTGGTGAAGAACGTGGCGGGCTTCGACCTCGTGCGCCTGACGGCGGGCGCGTGGGGAACGCTGGGCGTGATTACCGAGGTCACGGTGCGGCTGCGCGCCCTGCCCGAAACGCACGAGACGCTCGCGCTGGGCGCCGCCGACGACCCGGCGGCGCTCGATGCGCTCGCCACCGGATTGCGCGCGCTCACCACCGTGCCATTCGCGTGCGAACTGGTGAGCGGCGCGTTGGCGGCTCGGCTCGGGCTGCCGGGAGCACCGGCGCTCATGGTGCGCATTGCTGGCAACGCGGACTCGCTGCGCGCCCAGCGCGACGGGCTGGCGCGCCTCGGCGCCGGCGCCTTCCGGCCGGCGGACGACGCGGTGTGGTCCGCGCTGCGCGGCGCCGAGTCGCCCGACTGCGCCGTGTGGCGGATGTCGCAGCGGCCGTCGCGGTTCGCGGCCACGTGGGGGGCGGCGCGACAGGCGGTGGCCCCACTCGACGGCGCGTGGATGCACGGGAGCCCGCTGCGCGGCGTGGTGCGCTGCGTGGCGCCGGCAACGCTCACCGACCCGGAGGCCGTGCGTCGCGTGCGCCAGGCGCTGGCCGCGCCATTCGACGGCATGCGCATCGGCGAGGTGTTGCCGGGCCCCGCGTGGTCGGCGCTTCGGCCGGCGGCAGCGGATCACCTGTCGCGCGGCATCCGCGCCGCGTTCGACCCACGGCGCATCCTCAATCCGGGCATCATGGGAGACGTGGCATGA
- a CDS encoding HAD family phosphatase codes for MLDALLLELEGVVVETRAARFDALSRALADEGVVALPPGASDVVLGVPSRTAAAVAVKLMGLTRDPTALDLISLRAERYFTERASRGITLREGARVMITIAQARSRLALVTRASRSTVDFVLGLSGLHDAFEVIVCADDVLDNKPAPESYARALARLQSRRPLARDRVLALEDALPGILAARAAGVRCLAVGDVPAHQAVEADGLVPSLADAGHDVLSELERWAHEAAS; via the coding sequence ATGCTCGACGCCCTGCTTCTTGAATTGGAGGGGGTTGTGGTCGAAACGCGCGCCGCTCGTTTCGACGCTCTCTCCCGCGCGCTGGCCGACGAAGGGGTGGTGGCGCTGCCCCCCGGCGCATCCGACGTGGTGCTCGGCGTTCCCTCTCGCACCGCGGCGGCGGTGGCCGTGAAACTGATGGGGCTCACGCGCGACCCCACCGCGCTCGACCTGATCAGCCTGCGCGCCGAGCGGTATTTCACCGAGCGCGCGAGCCGCGGGATCACGCTGCGCGAAGGCGCGCGGGTGATGATCACGATCGCCCAGGCACGGTCGCGCCTGGCGCTGGTGACGCGCGCCAGCCGGTCCACGGTGGACTTCGTGCTCGGGCTGTCGGGGTTGCACGACGCGTTCGAGGTGATCGTGTGCGCCGACGACGTGCTGGACAACAAGCCGGCGCCGGAGAGCTACGCGCGCGCGCTGGCGCGTCTCCAGAGTCGCCGCCCGCTGGCGCGCGACCGCGTGCTGGCCCTCGAGGACGCGCTGCCCGGCATCCTCGCGGCGCGGGCCGCGGGCGTGCGTTGCCTCGCGGTGGGCGACGTGCCGGCCCATCAGGCCGTGGAGGCGGACGGACTCGTGCCGTCGCTGGCCGACGCCGGCCACGACGTGCTCTCCGAACTCGAACGGTGGGCGCACGAGGCGGCCTCGTGA
- a CDS encoding NAD-dependent epimerase/dehydratase family protein, producing the protein MRALVTGATGMVGWHIVERLQADGWTVRALVRDPSRAQELAALGVELRRGDVLDQPSFAAAAVGCDVIFHAAAEIMTRGWEAYRTVNVDGTRNAISAAASAGARLMQVSSVAVYGSETRYLGERQGTKTSEDLPLLPLHERAYYARSKRESEELVMAAHREGRIWATAIRPDVVYGRRDRQFVPRLAPLLRFGVVPLIAGGRSTLAVVHAANVADGAVRAATSDVAGGRAYNLANDYDVTVREFFAYGARGLGRTAHFVPIPLGMAHGALRAAKTGVRALSLGRLRVGGATAVDFLTRDNPFTSERARRELGWTPAVRPADGVRDAFAWWRARSRDAR; encoded by the coding sequence ATGCGCGCGCTCGTCACCGGCGCCACCGGGATGGTGGGCTGGCACATCGTCGAGCGCCTGCAGGCCGACGGGTGGACGGTGCGCGCCCTGGTGCGCGACCCGTCGCGGGCGCAGGAGCTGGCCGCGCTCGGCGTGGAGCTCCGCCGCGGCGACGTGCTCGACCAACCGTCGTTCGCCGCCGCGGCCGTGGGGTGCGACGTGATCTTCCACGCCGCGGCCGAGATCATGACCCGCGGCTGGGAAGCGTATCGCACGGTGAATGTGGACGGCACCCGCAACGCGATCTCGGCGGCGGCCTCGGCGGGCGCGCGCCTGATGCAGGTGAGCAGCGTGGCCGTGTACGGATCGGAAACGCGGTACCTGGGCGAGCGGCAGGGCACGAAGACGAGCGAGGATCTACCCCTGCTGCCGCTGCACGAGCGCGCGTACTACGCGCGCTCCAAGCGGGAGTCCGAGGAGTTGGTGATGGCGGCGCACCGCGAGGGGCGCATCTGGGCCACGGCGATTCGCCCCGACGTGGTGTACGGACGACGCGACCGGCAGTTCGTGCCGCGGCTCGCGCCGCTGCTGCGGTTCGGTGTCGTGCCGTTGATCGCCGGCGGGCGGAGCACACTCGCCGTGGTGCACGCGGCGAACGTGGCCGACGGCGCGGTGCGCGCGGCCACGAGCGACGTGGCCGGCGGGCGGGCCTACAATCTGGCCAACGACTATGACGTGACGGTGCGCGAGTTCTTCGCGTACGGCGCGCGCGGCCTCGGGCGCACGGCGCACTTCGTCCCGATTCCGCTCGGGATGGCGCACGGCGCGCTGCGCGCCGCCAAGACGGGCGTGCGGGCCCTGTCGCTGGGACGGCTGCGGGTGGGCGGCGCGACGGCGGTGGATTTTCTCACCCGCGACAATCCGTTCACGTCGGAGCGCGCCCGGCGGGAACTCGGGTGGACCCCCGCCGTGCGCCCGGCCGACGGCGTGCGCGACGCCTTCGCCTGGTGGCGCGCGCGGTCACGGGATGCGCGGTAA
- a CDS encoding FAD-linked oxidase C-terminal domain-containing protein codes for MTPPTDHVPGTIDADLAARLAHIVGERRLLRRTSELVAYSADGLPSYHRQPACAVFPGTRDEVVAVVRALADAGVAFVPRGAGTGLSGGALADGVVLLGLNRLTRILSIDPDNRLAVVEPGVVNVALTRAASPHGLHYAPDPSSQAACTIGGNVAENAGGPHCLKYGVTTNHVVALTVVLADGRIVHLGNADGEADGYDLVGAFVGSEGCFGVALDITVRLTPDPEAVRTLLVDFTSLDAAARAVSAIVASGIVPAALEMLDAPTIRMVEASIYAAGYPVDAAAVLLIELDGALAGLEADVTAVDAMCRAEGARAVRIARDEPERARLWQGRKKAFGAMGRLSPHLVVQDAVVPRTQLPRVLAEIQAIAIRRRVTVCNVFHAGDGNVHPNVAYNANDPDETARVHAAMRDIMQACIAAGGTITGEHGVGLDKLPYMDAIFSAESLRAMCDLRDVWDPARRLNPGKVVPVHSCREWHAAPNARGGR; via the coding sequence ATGACCCCACCCACCGATCACGTGCCGGGAACCATCGACGCCGATCTCGCGGCGCGGCTCGCGCACATCGTGGGCGAGCGGCGCCTGCTGCGCCGCACCAGCGAACTCGTGGCCTACAGCGCCGACGGCCTGCCGTCGTATCATCGGCAACCCGCCTGCGCGGTGTTTCCCGGCACGCGCGACGAGGTGGTGGCCGTCGTGCGCGCGCTCGCCGACGCCGGCGTGGCCTTCGTCCCGCGCGGCGCCGGCACCGGACTGTCGGGCGGCGCGCTGGCCGACGGGGTCGTGCTGCTGGGACTCAATCGCCTCACGCGCATCCTGTCCATCGATCCCGACAACCGCCTTGCCGTGGTCGAGCCTGGCGTGGTGAACGTCGCGCTCACGCGCGCCGCGAGCCCGCACGGCCTGCACTACGCGCCCGATCCGTCCAGCCAGGCGGCGTGCACGATCGGGGGCAACGTGGCCGAGAACGCCGGCGGTCCGCACTGCCTCAAGTACGGCGTGACCACCAACCACGTCGTGGCGCTCACCGTGGTGCTGGCCGACGGACGGATCGTGCACCTCGGCAACGCCGACGGGGAAGCCGACGGCTACGACCTGGTCGGGGCGTTCGTGGGATCGGAGGGATGCTTCGGCGTCGCGCTCGACATCACCGTGCGCCTCACGCCCGACCCCGAAGCGGTGCGCACGCTGCTCGTCGACTTCACGAGCCTCGACGCCGCGGCACGCGCGGTGTCGGCGATCGTCGCGAGCGGGATCGTGCCCGCCGCCCTCGAGATGCTCGACGCGCCCACCATCCGGATGGTCGAGGCGTCGATCTACGCCGCCGGCTATCCGGTGGACGCCGCCGCCGTGCTGCTCATCGAACTCGACGGCGCGCTGGCCGGTCTCGAAGCCGACGTGACGGCGGTGGACGCGATGTGCCGCGCCGAGGGCGCGCGCGCGGTGCGCATTGCCCGCGACGAGCCCGAGCGCGCGCGCCTCTGGCAGGGACGCAAGAAGGCGTTCGGCGCGATGGGCCGGTTGTCGCCCCACCTCGTGGTGCAGGACGCGGTGGTGCCGCGCACGCAGCTGCCGCGGGTGCTGGCGGAGATCCAGGCGATCGCGATCCGCCGGCGGGTGACGGTGTGCAACGTGTTCCACGCCGGCGACGGCAACGTGCACCCCAACGTGGCCTACAACGCCAACGACCCCGACGAGACGGCCCGGGTGCACGCGGCGATGCGGGACATCATGCAGGCGTGCATCGCGGCTGGCGGCACGATCACCGGCGAACACGGCGTGGGCCTCGACAAGCTGCCCTACATGGACGCGATCTTCTCCGCCGAGTCGCTGCGCGCGATGTGCGATCTGCGCGACGTGTGGGATCCGGCGCGGCGCCTGAATCCGGGCAAGGTGGTGCCCGTGCACAGTTGCCGTGAATGGCACGCGGCGCCGAACGCGCGAGGCGGACGGTGA
- a CDS encoding RNA polymerase sigma factor RpoD/SigA, which translates to MEQVTETRSKGYFRSSPSSAFDQYLQDIQKLPLIDDPQEERRLARRAQKGDEKAAERLVTANLRFVISYVKKYQGHGLDLSELVAIGNEGLLKAVRKFDPDQGVKFISYAVWWVRQAVLKALAEQTRSVRIPLNQNSQLIRLARAETVLAQVLKRDPTENEIGRLLDETPETIRSAKQMSATEVSLDAPIDRSDREASTLGERFAGVDGTEIEEVTDYKLMREFIDRVFKKYLTPRERKILYLYYGLEEGSEAMTLEKIGALMGVTRERIRQIRERAFEKLRESPDGRALCGFWAA; encoded by the coding sequence ATGGAGCAAGTGACCGAGACCAGGTCCAAGGGATACTTTCGCTCTTCTCCCTCCTCGGCGTTTGACCAGTACCTGCAGGACATCCAGAAACTCCCCCTCATCGACGATCCGCAGGAAGAGCGACGACTCGCGCGTCGCGCGCAGAAGGGCGACGAGAAAGCCGCCGAACGGCTCGTCACGGCCAACCTCCGCTTCGTCATCTCGTACGTCAAGAAGTACCAGGGCCACGGACTCGACCTGAGTGAGTTGGTGGCGATCGGCAACGAAGGCCTGCTCAAGGCGGTCCGGAAGTTCGACCCGGATCAGGGCGTCAAGTTCATCTCGTACGCCGTGTGGTGGGTGCGCCAGGCCGTGCTCAAGGCATTGGCCGAGCAGACGCGCTCCGTGCGCATTCCGCTCAACCAGAATTCGCAGCTCATCCGCCTGGCCCGCGCCGAGACGGTGCTCGCCCAGGTGCTCAAGCGCGATCCCACCGAGAACGAGATCGGGCGCCTGCTCGACGAGACGCCGGAAACGATCCGCAGCGCCAAGCAGATGTCGGCCACCGAAGTCTCGCTCGACGCGCCGATCGATCGGTCCGACCGCGAAGCCTCGACGCTCGGCGAGCGGTTTGCCGGCGTGGACGGCACCGAGATCGAAGAGGTCACCGATTACAAATTGATGCGCGAGTTCATCGACCGCGTGTTCAAGAAGTATCTCACGCCGCGCGAGCGGAAGATCCTCTATCTGTACTATGGCCTCGAAGAGGGCAGCGAGGCGATGACGCTCGAGAAGATCGGCGCGCTCATGGGCGTGACGCGCGAACGCATTCGCCAGATCCGCGAGCGCGCGTTCGAGAAGCTGCGCGAGAGCCCCGACGGGCGCGCGCTGTGCGGCTTCTGGGCCGCGTAA